In Plasmodium coatneyi strain Hackeri chromosome 4, complete sequence, the genomic window aaaaaaaaatttaaataacacattttaattcttcaataaagaagaaattttaccaaacaagtTAGAATGAAAGTAcggagaaaaattttttttttttcacttatattgattacacatgaacatgtaaacaatttaatacacaaaacaaaacaacaaaaaaaaaaaaaaaaatgaaaaatatattcactacacactaaaacccggaatctgaacatggaaaatCTTCCTTACGAATACATTCCCCTGGAATTTGAACCTATTCCTTAGGGACatattccttaggaacaccttccttaggaagaaagtctcccttccctaaacccggaatctgaacttggaacttcttccttaggaacaaagtcttcctttcTAAACcgggaatctgaacttggaacctgttccttagggacatcttccttaggaacaaaatcttcctcccaaaccctaaacccgaagcCAGAaactgaacttggaacctgttccttaggaatactttcctcaggaacatcatccttaggaataaagtcttccttccctaaaacGCGGAATCCAAGCTTTgaacttgttccttaggaacaaagtgtTCGTCGCTAAATCCGGAATCTgaaacttggaacctgttccttaggaacgaagtttttctccctaaacccgaaaccTGAATTTtgaaccttttcttctttcataaattcgcttcccataaattcttgaaccaaaattttaaaaaagtcttccttcgtcgaatgaaggtcccctttttgacattcgtctaagacttctaaatggatatcaataatggtgcgGTGACCCACACGTTTACCAACttgtttcctccttccttttgtaaCAGATCTTGGCCGTTTGCGTTCTTTTACTGAGgcatattcatgtggaccatcctggtcgtccacatgatcaagGTGTTGTTCCTCTAAGTTGGGAGAGGTTAACTGTTCCTCTCTTCTATGACGTCGTCTTCGCTTACCGAGGGTAAAATACTGAAAgcagaagataaaaaaaaaaaaaaaaaaaaaaaaaaaaaaaaaaatgtttttttaaaaaggtgagTGTTGTATTTAAGAACAGTATGTACTACTTTTAACCTAAGTGGGAAATTTAAACATCTACGGTTAGAAAAGAGAGAAAGacagggaaggggaaaaggtgTTTTACTTACCTTCCAGAGTAAGTAGGTCATAGCAGACATTCCAAGGAACACAGGagccaaaggaaggtatggggtaagatCGAAAAGGTCGatcaccccttccttcctcacaTTCACTACTTTCTGAGGTTCAATTCCACGTGTCGCCTGCGGTGATTGTCCTGGTCTGGGACTACCAGTGTTTTCATTACCAGATGCACCtgaaccggaagaacctgggttccaggttccagtggaacctgatcttggactaccagtgttctggTTACCGCCGGAACTACCCCCGCCACCACCTCCTCCACCACCTGCACCACTACCTTCTGTACCTGGACTACCTGCAGGAGCACCTACACCTGGGAGACCAGGTACGACACCACCAGCACCAGGTAATAAACCAGCAGGAGGGTCACCACCAACATCTTGCCTACCAGCGGGTCCACCTCCACCAGCTGCACCGGGATCATTTTTGTCAATCTTAGAACTAACTACACCTAAGAATTAAGGGAACAGAGGAAAAATTAGTATCAGTTAGCTTCATAGTAATATATGGTAGGAAAACGTACCATACTGCGTGCATCCCTGTGTACACATCTctggattattttttcttctttcatttttttttttttctttttttatatatttttccttcttaaatttttatttttttattttttacgtcctaattttttgtacacttcctttttacacttctttcactttgtaATTCTTTTTACAGGTCcagaattttttgtacacttcctttttacacttgtttcacattctaattttttacctGCTGGATCGCTGTTCCTTGAGACTGCCGATCCAGGGTGGGAACCGGAAGGAGTTTGAGTGTCTGTTCCTGTGCTTGTAGTTTGGGAAAGTGCAGTAACGGGTGTCCCCGCACCACCACTCGTCCCTTCCTTATTATTCACTTCGTCGTCTTTCATTATAGGACCTGCAGGAACATTAGTATTAATATTAACAACAGAGACACGTGATATACCGTTATTACTGGCAATAAACTTATCCTCGTCTTCGTCTTGACTACTCTTTGTATGATCTGTATCATCATCGCCAAGTGAAAGAACAATTTTATCTATTGGAAGATCAGATTCATTAGCAtcatcctttcttcccttaccTTTCGCCGATGATGTTTCTTCCTGGGTTGCTTTAACAACAGGTTTCGTAGTGGCAGGTTTTGTGGCGGCTGGTTTGGCAGCTTGTGGACATATGGTATTTATTGATTCCACAgcttcctttacttttttatccCCGTTCTTCTTTGGGTACAGCATATCTGTCATCCTCTTCCCTATTGTGTTTCCATCTGTTACGTTTATTTTGCAATCTTTATAGCTCTTATCCCTGGTGCACAATGGACACAAATCACCTTCAGTTTTGCATGGAGATGTTTTATCTTTAATGTCATTACTTTTTTGGAAGGCATGGGTTATGCCCTGTTCTATGTCTTTCTTTTTGTCTCGACACTTTTCTTGCATTTCATCAGCGAATATATTCAATAAGATACAAGAGAAAGTTCGGTGGAATATGAGGTTATCCTCCTTCATCTGTGGactatttttttcgtcagtccccttttctattttatagATGTGTTTTAAACCCCGAACAATGTACTGACATGCCTTTCTACTTGCACTACCTACCACCCCAATCTTATTACACTCTTTGTCAACATTCTCTTTATTCTGGTGTATGCCTTCAGAAAGACTTACCAGTTGCTTGTTGACGTCCGGATTCCAAAACAGTTCCTACATACAAGAAGAagatggaatatatatatataatcaacATAGAAATAAATTGAACATCCATATTAATGGACAATGTTTATTGGAAGCATTATTCACTATACTACCCCCTGCTACagtgaaaaataatgttCCCTACCCAAGGTGTATCGACATTTTTGTCCCTATTCGCTTTCCATTTATGTGCTACGCACCTCGTACGTTCACAAGagttattatttatagtaTTTATATCAGTCACAGTTTTTGTTATGTTGTTATCCTTCTTGAGCATATCATCCAACTTCTTctgtatattatttttgtgaTATTCGCAACCTGTACTTCTCTTTGTATCCAACAGATTATCCTCCATGTTTAATGTGCAATTTAGGTCAGGTTCCCTTGTGCAAATAACACAATCaccaccattttttttttccacacaccaatcattcttctttccatttcctcTATTAAATGCTTTAGTTATAAGATCCTCTGTGATATTACAGGGGCGTCTAACCTCCTTTATCAATTTGTCTGCATATGCGTTTAATAGGAAGCATTTCATAGTTTGATGGAATATTCTActattcttcctcttccttacttcttctttcctatttttactCGGATCCAAATTTTTTAGATCTACGGGAATTtcgtatatatgttttaaaccctgaacaatGTAATTACATGCCAtcttttctgtttctgtcattgtgttctttttcttctcatcagCCCATTTGCACAGATCATCATCACCTTCATTATTACTGCTCATAGCAGTAGACAGTTCCCCCAATCTCTTCCTGACGTCAGGTTCCCAAAATATACACTGCGGAAATGGGAGGAAAGCAGAACGCACATGTACACTCCATGTGCATCTACAGAGTTCGCAGTTGCGCCTTCTTTCCTAATTAT contains:
- a CDS encoding SICA antigen, with translation MEYRYLAEFLVDWIKAKNYKSSGDYDKIWDDLKKVFNEMVGTLWLGNDIIDGLCTGKVTEENKNWTNEDKELCKISVKILSYIDGIKIGTYANIVRIEGEENKSAVESYLRCIVGRTLLIKWFGGHCSRMKVAGDVLQAVDAWKLGSSSSSNAGRNHERCAGLDFKNLNIGGKYLWPQMEEWAKKTGKAWQAAEGVKKMNAVKEQGKNCGTGTPKDSESSSTAEDVKNLKELFGVESEDQLKQLVEDEEKLPKTDIKEALELIEQERKKNNDNWESVIYNKLQDQLQELFQKKMEEHEKQKAAKQSAVNQAGEDCSKKDKPNLCERVKCVTQRWKSGNTKKDYKDMWMEIGATFDGLVEAISKSNPNIDSYCNGNQWKGGTVIFPEMEACRLIARGLEYMYKIPKDKDASAGDQEVNKQLLKQTVLCAVMNAYADQLIERENESCPIKKGIDKAFQNSDKIKKETDAKKKGGVDYIKCERDTTYKNCEIGQTGKKDNVKDKLKTMLNNDGNITKTLTSICDDCSKDNDDLCKRVQCVTTNWFIDRIGPQGRGGNIKQTWCIFWEPDVRKRLGELSTAMSSNNEGDDDLCKWADEKKKNTMTETEKMACNYIVQGLKHIYEIPVDLKNLDPSKNRKEEVRKRKNSRIFHQTMKCFLLNAYADKLIKEVRRPCNITEDLITKAFNRGNGKKNDWCVEKKNGGDCVICTREPDLNCTLNMEDNLLDTKRSTGCEYHKNNIQKKLDDMLKKDNNITKTVTDINTINNNSCERTRCVAHKWKANRDKNVDTPWELFWNPDVNKQLVSLSEGIHQNKENVDKECNKIGVVGSASRKACQYIVRGLKHIYKIEKGTDEKNSPQMKEDNLIFHRTFSCILLNIFADEMQEKCRDKKKDIEQGITHAFQKSNDIKDKTSPCKTEGDLCPLCTRDKSYKDCKINVTDGNTIGKRMTDMLYPKKNGDKKVKEAVESINTICPQAAKPAATKPATTKPVVKATQEETSSAKGKGRKDDANESDLPIDKIVLSLGDDDTDHTKSSQDEDEDKFIASNNGISRVSVVNINTNVPAGPIMKDDEVNNKEGTSGGAGTPVTALSQTTSTGTDTQTPSGSHPGSAVSRNSDPAGVVSSKIDKNDPGAAGGGGPAGRQDVGGDPPAGLLPGAGGVVPGLPGVGAPAGSPGTEGSGAGGGGGGGGGSSGGNQNTGSPRSGSTGTWNPGSSGSGASGNENTGSPRPGQSPQATRGIEPQKVVNVRKEGVIDLFDLTPYLPLAPVFLGMSAMTYLLWKYFTLGKRRRRHRREEQLTSPNLEEQHLDHVDDQDGPHEYASVKERKRPRSVTKGRRKQVGKRVGHRTIIDIHLEVLDECQKGDLHSTKEDFFKILVQEFMGSEFMKEEKVQNSGFGFREKNFVPKEQVPSFRFRI